Proteins encoded within one genomic window of Lemur catta isolate mLemCat1 chromosome 23, mLemCat1.pri, whole genome shotgun sequence:
- the RO60 gene encoding 60 kDa SS-A/Ro ribonucleoprotein gives MEESVNQMQPLNEKQIANSEDGYVWHVTDMNRLHRFLCFGSEGGTYYIKEQKLGLENAEALIRLIEDGRGCEVIQEIKSFSQEGRTAKQEPMLFALAICSQCADISTKQAAFKAVSEVCRIPTHLFTFIQFKKDLKESMKCGMWGRALRKAIADWYNEKGGMALALAVTKYKQRNGWSHKDLLRLSHLKPSSEGLAIVTKYITKGWKEVHELYKEKALSVETEKLLKYLEAVEKVKRTKDELEVIHLIEEHRLVREHLLTNHLKSKEVWKALLQEMPLTALLRNLGKMTANSVLEPGNSEVSLVCEKLCNEKLLKKARIHPFHVLIALETYKTGHGLRGKLKWRPDEEILKALDAAFYKTFKTVEPTGKRFLLAVDVSASMNQRVLGSVLNASTVAAAMCMVVTRTEKDSYVVAFSDEMVPCPLTADMTLQQVLMAMNQIPAGGTDCSLPMIWARKTNTAADVFIVFTDNETFAGSVHPAVALREYRKKMDIPAKLIVCGMTSNGFTIADPDDRGMLDMCGFDTGALDVIRNFTLDVI, from the exons atggaggaatCTGTAAACCAAATGCAACCACTGAATGAGAAGCAGATAGCCAACTCTGAAGACGGATATGTGTGGCACGTCACTGACATGAATCGACTACACCGGTTCTTGTGTTTTGGTTCTGAAGGTGGGACTTACTATATCAAAGAACAGAAGCTGGGCCTTGAAAATGCTGAAGCTTTAATTAGACTGATCGAAGATGGCAGAGGATGTGAAGTGATACAGGAAATAAAGTCCTTTAGTCAAGAAGGCAGAACCGCCAAGCAAGAGCCTATGCTCTTTGCACTTGCCATTTGTTCCCAGTGCGCTGACATAAGCACAAAACAAGCAGCATTTAAAGCTGTTTCTGAAGTTTGTCGCATTCCTACCCATCTCTTTACTTTTATCCAGTTTAAGAAAGATCTGAAAGAAAGCATGAAATGTGGCATGTGGGGTCGTGCCCTCCGGAAGGCTATCGCAGACTGGTACAATGAGAAAGGTGGCATGGCCCTTGCCCTGGCAgttacaaaatataaacaaagaaatggcTGGTCTCACAAAGATCTATTAAGATTGTCACATCTTAAACCTTCCAGTGAAG GACTTGCAATTGTGACCAAATATATTACAAAGGGCTGGAAAGAAGTGCATGAATTGTATAAAGAAAAAGCACTTTCTGTGGagactgaaaaattattaaagtatcTGGAGGCTGTAGAGAAAGTGAAGCGCACAAAAGATGAACTGGAAGTCATTCATCTAATAGAAGAACACAGATTAGTTAGAGAACATCTTCTGACAAATCACTTAAAGTCTAAAGAG GTATGGAAGGCTTTGTTACAAGAAATGCCTCTCACTGCGTTACTTAGGAATCTAGGAAAGATGACTGCAAATTCAGTGCTTGAACCAGGAAATTCAGAAGTATCATTAGTCTGTGAAAAACTGTGTAatgaaaaactgttaaaaaag GCTCGTATACATCCATTTCATGTTTTAATTGCATTAGAAACTTACAAGACAGGTCATGGGCTCAGAGGAAAACTGAAATGGCGCCCTGATGaagaaattttgaaagcattgGATGCtgctttttataaaacatttaag acAGTTGAGCCAACTGGAAAGCGTTTCTTACTAGCTGTTGATGTCAGTGCTTCCATGAACCAAAGAGTTTTAGGTAGTGTGCTCAACGCCAGTACGGTTGCGGCAGCAATGTgcatg GTTGTCACACGAACAGAAAAAGATTCTTATGTAGTTGCTTTTTCAGATGAAATGGTACCATGTCCACTGACTGCAGATATGACCTTACAACAGGTTTTAATGGCTATGAATCAG ATCCCAGCAGGGGGGACTGATTGCTCCCTTCCAATGATCTGGGCTCGGAAGACAAACACAGCTGCAGATGTCTTCATTGTCTTCACTGATAACGAGACCTTTGCTGGAAGTGTCCATCCTGCTGTTGCTCTGAGGGAGTATCGAAAG AAAATGGATATTCCAGCTAAATTGATTGTTTGTGGAATGACATCAAATGGTTTTACCATTGCAGACCCAGATGATAGAGGCATGTTGGATATGTGTGGCTTTGACACTGGAGCTCTGGATGTAATTCGAAATTTCACGTTAGATGTGATTTAA